The Nitriliruptor alkaliphilus DSM 45188 genome includes a region encoding these proteins:
- a CDS encoding ABC transporter ATP-binding protein — protein MSTATPADELPTPTFRQVVGDGAALIWYFIREQPLVFCLGALGSIAFAGAIVASAVVVGYVTDEVVVPVLAEGEPVGGRLRTAVLLILAVAVWKAVGIVIRRTTATWLSFGAQMRLRERVLAHQFGLSLRWYGSRTVGDLLSVSDSDTQKATYMLGPLPFATGVAFLLVGATVVVVATDPVIGVLAGLLLLIVVSIDLRGAYRTFTAMEEEQRRRGGVARVAHESFDGALTVKSLGREAAETARFQRSSDRLRDQTVEVGRLWTGYRALSEVLPAIGTVGILVLGVGRIAAGELTTGELVRIAYLISLLAVPIRLIGYLMWDTANSVAGWTRVAEVLEVDDVVSFGPLGRGDRATAAAVEADAVGFSYEADGPPVLAGMDLTIPAGRTVAVVGPTGSGKSTLALLLARLWDPDTGSVRLDHRDLRELAPGVVPTEVAYVAQGSFLFDDDVRGNVTLGEDIDDERVNEALRLAGADRFVAALPEGLATHLGERGTTLSGGQQQRLALARALVRAPRLLVLDDATSAVDPTVEAEIIRGLQEAELPSTIVIVAYRRSSIVLADEVVHVDGGRVVSQGSHADLLATDPGYAAILQAYELDAAARAAERASGEEQA, from the coding sequence GTGAGCACCGCGACACCGGCCGACGAGCTGCCGACGCCGACCTTCCGCCAGGTGGTCGGGGACGGTGCTGCCCTCATCTGGTACTTCATCCGCGAGCAGCCCCTGGTGTTCTGCCTCGGTGCGCTCGGATCGATCGCGTTCGCCGGTGCGATCGTGGCCTCGGCCGTGGTCGTCGGGTACGTGACCGACGAGGTGGTCGTGCCGGTCCTCGCTGAGGGGGAGCCGGTCGGCGGACGCCTGCGCACGGCCGTGCTGCTCATCCTCGCCGTCGCCGTGTGGAAGGCGGTCGGCATCGTGATCCGTCGGACCACCGCGACGTGGCTGTCGTTCGGCGCGCAGATGCGTCTGCGAGAGCGCGTGCTGGCGCACCAGTTCGGCTTGTCGCTGCGGTGGTACGGCTCGCGGACCGTGGGTGACCTGCTGTCGGTCTCCGACAGCGACACGCAGAAGGCGACCTACATGCTCGGGCCGCTGCCGTTCGCGACGGGCGTAGCGTTCCTGCTCGTCGGGGCCACGGTCGTGGTGGTGGCGACCGACCCGGTCATCGGGGTGCTGGCCGGGCTGCTGCTGCTGATCGTGGTGAGCATCGACCTGCGCGGGGCGTACCGGACGTTCACGGCGATGGAGGAGGAGCAGCGCCGTCGAGGTGGGGTGGCGCGGGTGGCCCACGAATCGTTCGACGGTGCACTGACGGTCAAGTCGCTCGGCCGGGAGGCTGCCGAGACCGCCCGCTTCCAGCGCTCGTCGGACCGCCTCCGGGACCAGACCGTCGAGGTCGGCCGGCTGTGGACCGGCTACCGCGCCCTCTCGGAGGTCCTCCCCGCGATCGGCACGGTCGGCATCCTGGTGCTCGGCGTCGGGCGCATCGCGGCCGGCGAGCTGACCACGGGTGAGCTGGTGCGTATCGCCTACCTCATCTCGCTGCTCGCCGTCCCCATCCGGCTCATCGGGTACCTGATGTGGGACACCGCCAACTCCGTGGCCGGATGGACCCGCGTCGCCGAGGTGCTCGAGGTCGACGACGTGGTGAGCTTCGGCCCGCTCGGCCGCGGGGACCGGGCCACCGCGGCAGCCGTCGAGGCGGACGCGGTCGGGTTCTCCTACGAGGCCGACGGACCGCCCGTGCTGGCGGGGATGGACCTGACCATCCCTGCCGGTCGCACCGTGGCCGTCGTCGGACCGACCGGCAGCGGCAAGTCGACCCTCGCCCTCCTGCTCGCCCGCCTCTGGGACCCCGACACCGGCAGCGTGAGGCTCGATCACCGCGATCTGCGCGAGCTCGCCCCCGGCGTCGTGCCGACCGAGGTCGCCTACGTCGCCCAGGGTTCGTTCCTGTTCGACGACGACGTCCGCGGCAACGTCACGCTCGGCGAGGACATCGACGACGAACGGGTCAACGAGGCGCTCCGCCTCGCCGGTGCCGACCGGTTCGTCGCGGCGCTCCCGGAGGGGTTGGCCACCCACCTCGGGGAGCGCGGCACGACGCTCTCCGGCGGCCAGCAGCAACGGCTCGCGCTGGCTCGCGCGCTCGTGCGTGCGCCCCGGCTGCTGGTCCTCGACGACGCGACGTCCGCCGTGGATCCGACCGTCGAGGCCGAGATCATCCGGGGGCTGCAGGAGGCCGAGCTGCCGAGCACGATCGTGATCGTGGCCTACCGCCGGTCGAGCATCGTGCTCGCCGACGAGGTGGTCCACGTCGACGGTGGACGTGTCGTGTCGCAGGGCAGCCACGCCGATCTCCTGGCCACCGATCCCGGGTACGCCGCGATCCTGCAGGCCTACGAGCTCGACGCGGCGGCCCGCGCCGCCGAACGTGCCTCGGGGGAGGAGCAGGCGTGA